One genomic segment of Tubulanus polymorphus chromosome 4, tnTubPoly1.2, whole genome shotgun sequence includes these proteins:
- the LOC141904278 gene encoding carbohydrate sulfotransferase 10-like, whose protein sequence is MFRNISDSSLKIKAQNNRNRPPIRDWDTTYHQRLTHIKLGCEKLTNKSTGPYMYTYKRFTVDDVHKILYCEIPKVGTSIWRYTLLHTTGKLRTTNLSLINDLGTKLSIYVKSLGLIRSLSSYSQTEKTERLKTYFKFLFVRHPFERLLSAYLDKIVRKYDKGYAKLEPMIIRSVRNHFKPGDRATFKEFAEFILLHSYNDIHWAPYEKLCRPCDIDYSFIGKYGDTIENDFKLVQNRFHLEPELAKTATLPHTYSSEKLNKYYKDLPQKLIDDLYEEYKADFILFDYDVYWYCQPVLLVDNVDIDIRPELLSTSAIGRQC, encoded by the exons ATGTTTCGAAATATAAGCGATTCAAGTCTAAAAATAAag GCACAGAATAATAGAAATCGTCCGCCAATCCGCGATTGGGATACTACCTATCATCAGAGACTCACTCATATAAAATTAGGATGTGAGAAACTTACCAATAAATCGACAG GTCCATACATGTACACGTACAAGAGATTTACGGTCGATGACGTACACAAGATCCTTTATTGCGAAATTCCCAAAGTGGGTACGTCGATATGGAGATACACGTTACTACACACGACCGGAAAACTTCGCACGACAAACCTATCCCTCATAAATGACCTTGGCACGAAACTAAGTATCTACGTCAAATCATTGGGATTAATCAGGTCACTATCGAGTTATTCTCAAACAGAAAAAACCGAGCGTTTAAAAACCTACTTCAAATTTCTGTTCGTACGACATCCTTTTGAGAGACTGTTATCTGCGTATTTGGATAAAATTGTGCGTAAATACGATAAAGGATACGCAAAACTTGAGCCAATGATTATTCGGTCAGTCCGAAATCATTTCAAACCTGGAGACAGAGCAACCTTTAAAGAATTCGCTGAGTTCATCCTTCTTCATAGTTATAATGATATACATTGGGCACCATATGAAAAGCTTTGTCGTCCATGCGATATTGATTACAGTTTCATCGGGAAATACGGAGATACgatcgaaaatgatttcaaacttGTTCAAAATCGTTTCCACCTGGAACCGGAACTGGCAAAAACGGCCACACTCCCTCACACATATTCCTCGGAAAAGttaaacaaatattacaaAGACCTTCCTCAAAAATTGATCGACGATTTGTATGAAGAATACAAAGCCGATTTCATATTGTTTGATTACGAT gtctattggtactgccAACCAGTACTACTGGTCGACAATGTCGACATCGACATTCGTCCCGAATTACTGTCGACCAGTGCTATTGGTCGACAATGTTGA
- the LOC141904279 gene encoding testis-specific serine/threonine-protein kinase 6-like, giving the protein MDEYRPTVVQLDESEIVLKRKSHLWKPERQDPLSQLGYTVYEVIGQGLFTKVKRAHSRRFNRDEAVKIIAKQKIAAEFLSKFLPREIYLHQRLLHPHLIDTCYFGLARLSNRTEHCSTPCGSYVYAAPEVMGGELYDAYKADLRSLGITIHVNSKLFRFTLAIVSRIVECILVS; this is encoded by the exons ATGGACGAATACCGCCCAACCGTGGTACAGCTCGATGAGAGCGAAATCGTTCTGAAACGGAAAAGCCATTTGTGGAAACCCGAACGACAAGATCCTCTCAGCCAATTAGGATACACAGTTTACGAGGTCATCGGTCAAGGTCTGTTTACGAAAGTCAAGAGGGCGCATTCGAGACGATTCAACAGAGATGAAGCTGTGAAAATCATCGCGAAACAGAAAATAGCTGCAGAGTTTCTGTCAAAGTTTTTGCCACGGGAAATCTATCTACACCAGAGACTATTACATCCTCATCTG ATCGATACCTGTT ATTTTGGATTAGCGCGTCTTTCAAACCGGACGGAACACTGTTCGACACCTTGCGGCTCCTACGTGTACGCAGCACCGGAAGTGATGGGTGGAGAGCTCTATGACGCGTATAAGGCTGATTTGCGGAGTTTAGGTATAACGATACACGTGAATTCGAAACTATTTCGATTTACTCTGGCTATTGTTTCGAGAATTGTGGAATGCATTCTTGTATCATAG